Proteins from one Syngnathus scovelli strain Florida chromosome 9, RoL_Ssco_1.2, whole genome shotgun sequence genomic window:
- the arhgef1 gene encoding rho guanine nucleotide exchange factor 1 isoform X3, with protein sequence MNIIGAEDEDFENDLNDVVDERCLFSSIEMLKERPAHLLVFMQHVILQFDPAPLLCYLHADLLKNLNAKETKKQFVEFHNTFLDKGAILRVAVPPRIATELDRTRPDMLSEDILRRYADEVQLEQAGEVAKQLEDFRKKRKMGMTPNETELIDVESHYPTDRIPMEMKEKSVAENLLDKMSETQPTIVLDEEKCQSIFSAVAYFMKHLGVKTRAVDSKKSRGGFFRSKLVKNKKDESTKTKPRGGFPGIPSWIAGNPEVKPKTEAEADREKGSQERKGPTPARGSFVDSTAPPFPGRKSGSGGGGSGPLPLVEITDGSGNNASLSNSHEALHSDGLSSNRLEPLNLSEWADVSPVGPGCSLSVGEPFLVGDAPAEDNPEKDCKKVARSESARVHRQLSRRRGSSRAKQLRSRSDVDLQPPSAGPHFSEGASTAVSDGSSSSPASPAPQPEEMEPRLLEFEQDPPNWRELALPEALSGLSKKETKRQEVINELFATEHAHVRMLSVLQMIFSKPLEREELLSSTELAAIFPNLDEIIEMHYHFYENLKKLRQEDNFIVKSISTTVLNRFEGTEGEWFQKLTARFCSHQSWALDQIKSRQKKEARFNAFIQEAESKPQCRRLQLKDIIPIEMQRLTKYPLLLENIAKNTEDPSEKERIQQSAECCRKILNHVNEEVKVMENLLTLKDYQRRLDTSGLKPSNELYTEYKNIDLTQKKMLYEGPLTWKVTKEKAVEVQCVLLGDLLVLLQRQDDKMVLKCQSKSIIAVQEGKQMLSPIIKLDSVFLREVATDLKAFYVIFTWDSGAQIYELVAQSVGERKLWTNVIKQAVDDLKKSGAPMRIPLPPGSGATFGPSGLSAPQSPTENGALKSSGDHDKDSDDKSSDPRHSLIDFLSDKGFDLLGHSNSEQEKMAASALDEVMLLKRLLVGSISLSEDGENGEEPSYEMDSCQSTEEGPLTEEKEVVDAKGDAESLTSETARLVLPSQRMEQVCRRLVRLERQIKMLQTVEEEHHRLQEALSKFSLEGSHFA encoded by the exons ATGAACATCATCGGGGCCGAGGACGAGGACTTTGAGAACGACCTGAACGACGTGGTGGACGAGCGCTGCTTATTCAGCAGCATCGAAATGCTGAAGGAGCGCCCCGCCCACCTGCTGGTCTTCATGCAGCACGTCATCCTCCAGTTTGACCCGGCGCCGCTG CTTTGTTACCTCCACGCCGACCTCCTGAAGAATCTCAATGCCAAAGAAACCAAGAAGCAGTTTGTGGAGTTCCACAACACCTTCTTGGACAAGGGCGCG ATCCTCAGAGTCGCAGTACCACCCCGCATAGCCACCGAACTGG ACCGGACGCGCCCGGACATGCTGTCAGAAGACATCCTAAGACGCTATGCCGACGAGGTCCAACTGGAGCAGGCGGGTGAGGTGGCCAAGCAGCTGGAGGACTTCCGCAAAAAGCGCAAGATGGGGATGACGCCCAACGAGACAGAGCTGATTGACGTGGAGAGCCACTACCCCACCGACCGCATCCCCATGGAGATGAAGGAGAAGTCGGTCGCCGAGAACCTGCTGGATAAAATGTCCGAGACGCA ACCAACCATCGTCTTGGATGAAGAGAAATG CCAGTCCATCTTTTCGGCAGTGGCCTACTTCATGAAGCACCTTGGAGTAAAAACCAGGGCAGTGGACAGCAAGAAGTCCCGAGGGGGCTTCTTCCGCAGTAAGCTGGTCAAG AACAAGAAGGACGAGTCCACCAAGACCAAGCCCAGGGGCGGCTTCCCAGGGATCCCAAGCTGGATCGCCGGCAACC CTGAGGTCAAACCTAAAACAGAAGCCGAAG CGGACAGGGAGAAAGGGAGTCAGGAGCGTAAAGGTCCAACACCTGCCCGAGGATCCTTTGTTGACTCGACCGCGCCCCCCTTCCCCGGCAGGAAGTCAGGCTCCGGAGGCGGCGGCTCCGGCCCTCTTCCTTTGGTGGAGATCACGGACGGGTCGGGCAACAATGCCAGCCTGAGCAACAGCCACGAGGCCCTGCACTCTGATG GCCTCTCCAGCAATCGTCTGGAGCCGCTCAACTTGTCGGAATGGGCAGACGTGTCCCCCGTGGGGCCAGGGTGCTCGCTGAGTGTCGGGGAGCCCTTCTTGGTGGGCGACGCTCCCGCGGAGGACAACCCGGAGAAGGACTG TAAGAAGGTGGCACGTAGCGAGAGTGCTCGCGTGCACCGCCAGCTGTCACGGCGCCGCGGCTCATCCCGGGCCAAACAGTTGCGCTCTCGTAGCGACGTGGACCTGCAGCCGCCGTCCGCTGGCCCCCATTT CAGCGAAGGAGCGTCGACGGCTGTTTCGGATGGCTCGAGCTCGTCGCCTGCCAGCCCCGCCCCTCAGCCCGAGGAGATGGAGCCGCGCCTGCTGGAGTTTGAGCAGGATCCTCCCAACTGGAGGGAGCTGGCCTTGCCAGAAGCACTCTCCGGCCTCAGCAAGAAGGAGACCAAGAGGCAGGAGGTCATCAACG AGTTGTTCGCCACGGAGCACGCCCACGTGCGCATGCTGAGCGTCCTCCAGATGATCTTCTCCAAGCCTCTAGAGCGAGAGGAGCTCCTCAGCTCCACCGAGCTGGCCGCCATCTTCCCCAACCTGGATGAGATTATCGAAATGCACT ATCACTTCTATGAGAACCTAAAGAAACTTCGTCAGGAGGACAACTTTATCGTCAAATCCATCAGCACGACCGTCCTCAACAGA TTTGAGGGCACAGAAGGGGAATGGTTCCAGAAGCTGACAGCCCGCTTCTGCAGTCACCAATCGTGGGCTCTGGACCAGATCAAGAGCAGGCAGAAGAAGGAGGCTCGTTTCAACGCCTTCATTCAG GAGGCGGAGAGCAAGCCGCAATGTCGGCGGCTGCAGCTGAAGGACATCATTCCCATCGAGATGCAGAGGCTCACCAAGTATCCGCTGCTACTGGAAAACATTGCCAAGAACACAG AGGATCCCAGCGAGAAGGAGCGCATCCAGCAGAGCGCAGAGTGCTGCCGAAAGATCCTGAACCATGTCAACGAGGAGGTCAAAGTGATGGAGAACCTTTTG ACCCTCAAGGACTACCAGCGGCGATTGGACACGTCAGGTCTCAAGCCCAGCAACGAGCTCTATACCGAATATAAG aacATCGACTTGACCCAAAAGAAGATGCTGTATGAAGGCCCCCTCACTTGGAAGGTCACCAAGGAGAAAGCTGTGG AGGTGCAGTGCGTGCTGCTGGGCGACCTGCTGGTGCTGCTACAGAGACAGGACGACAAGATGGTGCTCAAGTGCCAGAGCAAGAGCATCATTGCTGTGCAGGAGGGCAAGCAGATGCTCAGCCCCATCATCAAACTCGACTCAGTCTTCCTGCGCGAGGTGGCCACAG ATTTAAAGGCCTTCTACGTGATCTTCACCTGGGACAGCGGTGCGCAGATCTACGAGCTGGTAGCGCAGTCCGTGGGCGAGAGGAAACT ATGGACAAACGTGATCAAGCAAGCAGTAGATGATCTGAAGAAAAGTGGCGCTCCCATGAGGATCCCCCTCCCTCCTGGAAGCGGAGCCACCTTCGGTCCTTCTGG gctgAGCGCCCCTCAGAGCCCCACGGAGAATGGCGCTTTGAAGAGCAGCGGGG ATCACGATAAGGACAGCGACGACAAGTCGTCCGATCCCCGCCACTCTCTGATCGACTTCCTGTCTGACAAAGGCTTCGACCTCCTGGGACACTCCAACAGTGAACAGGAGAAGATGGCCGCCAGCGCCCTGGATGAAG TCATGCTGCTGAAGAGGCTGCTGGTCGGGAGCATCAGCCTGTCGGAGGACGGCGAAAATGGTGAAGAGCCCAGCTATGAAATGGACAGCTGTCAATCAACAG AAGAAGGCCCGCTGACTGAGGAGAAGGAAGTTGTTGACGCTAAAGGAGACGCGGAGAGCCTCACCTCGGAGACGGCCAGACTGGTGTTGCCCTCGCAGaggatggagcaagtgtgccggAGGCTCGTCAGACTAGAGCGGCAAATCAAGATGCTCCAG ACTGTTGAAGAGGAACATCACAGGCTGCAGGAGGCTTTGTCCAAGTTCTCCTTGGAGGGCAGCCACTTTGCCTAA
- the arhgef1 gene encoding rho guanine nucleotide exchange factor 1 isoform X1, with translation MNIIGAEDEDFENDLNDVVDERCLFSSIEMLKERPAHLLVFMQHVILQFDPAPLLCYLHADLLKNLNAKETKKQFVEFHNTFLDKGAILRVAVPPRIATELDRTRPDMLSEDILRRYADEVQLEQAGEVAKQLEDFRKKRKMGMTPNETELIDVESHYPTDRIPMEMKEKSVAENLLDKMSETQPTIVLDEEKCQSIFSAVAYFMKHLGVKTRAVDSKKSRGGFFRSKLVKNKKDESTKTKPRGGFPGIPSWIAGNPEVKPKTEAEADREKGSQERKGPTPARGSFVDSTAPPFPGRKSGSGGGGSGPLPLVEITDGSGNNASLSNSHEALHSDGLSSNRLEPLNLSEWADVSPVGPGCSLSVGEPFLVGDAPAEDNPEKDCKKVARSESARVHRQLSRRRGSSRAKQLRSRSDVDLQPPSAGPHFFCTSSEGASTAVSDGSSSSPASPAPQPEEMEPRLLEFEQDPPNWRELALPEALSGLSKKETKRQEVINELFATEHAHVRMLSVLQMIFSKPLEREELLSSTELAAIFPNLDEIIEMHYHFYENLKKLRQEDNFIVKSISTTVLNRFEGTEGEWFQKLTARFCSHQSWALDQIKSRQKKEARFNAFIQEAESKPQCRRLQLKDIIPIEMQRLTKYPLLLENIAKNTEDPSEKERIQQSAECCRKILNHVNEEVKVMENLLTLKDYQRRLDTSGLKPSNELYTEYKNIDLTQKKMLYEGPLTWKVTKEKAVEVQCVLLGDLLVLLQRQDDKMVLKCQSKSIIAVQEGKQMLSPIIKLDSVFLREVATDLKAFYVIFTWDSGAQIYELVAQSVGERKLWTNVIKQAVDDLKKSGAPMRIPLPPGSGATFGPSGLSAPQSPTENGALKSSGDHDKDSDDKSSDPRHSLIDFLSDKGFDLLGHSNSEQEKMAASALDEVMLLKRLLVGSISLSEDGENGEEPSYEMDSCQSTEEGPLTEEKEVVDAKGDAESLTSETARLVLPSQRMEQVCRRLVRLERQIKMLQTVEEEHHRLQEALSKFSLEGSHFA, from the exons ATGAACATCATCGGGGCCGAGGACGAGGACTTTGAGAACGACCTGAACGACGTGGTGGACGAGCGCTGCTTATTCAGCAGCATCGAAATGCTGAAGGAGCGCCCCGCCCACCTGCTGGTCTTCATGCAGCACGTCATCCTCCAGTTTGACCCGGCGCCGCTG CTTTGTTACCTCCACGCCGACCTCCTGAAGAATCTCAATGCCAAAGAAACCAAGAAGCAGTTTGTGGAGTTCCACAACACCTTCTTGGACAAGGGCGCG ATCCTCAGAGTCGCAGTACCACCCCGCATAGCCACCGAACTGG ACCGGACGCGCCCGGACATGCTGTCAGAAGACATCCTAAGACGCTATGCCGACGAGGTCCAACTGGAGCAGGCGGGTGAGGTGGCCAAGCAGCTGGAGGACTTCCGCAAAAAGCGCAAGATGGGGATGACGCCCAACGAGACAGAGCTGATTGACGTGGAGAGCCACTACCCCACCGACCGCATCCCCATGGAGATGAAGGAGAAGTCGGTCGCCGAGAACCTGCTGGATAAAATGTCCGAGACGCA ACCAACCATCGTCTTGGATGAAGAGAAATG CCAGTCCATCTTTTCGGCAGTGGCCTACTTCATGAAGCACCTTGGAGTAAAAACCAGGGCAGTGGACAGCAAGAAGTCCCGAGGGGGCTTCTTCCGCAGTAAGCTGGTCAAG AACAAGAAGGACGAGTCCACCAAGACCAAGCCCAGGGGCGGCTTCCCAGGGATCCCAAGCTGGATCGCCGGCAACC CTGAGGTCAAACCTAAAACAGAAGCCGAAG CGGACAGGGAGAAAGGGAGTCAGGAGCGTAAAGGTCCAACACCTGCCCGAGGATCCTTTGTTGACTCGACCGCGCCCCCCTTCCCCGGCAGGAAGTCAGGCTCCGGAGGCGGCGGCTCCGGCCCTCTTCCTTTGGTGGAGATCACGGACGGGTCGGGCAACAATGCCAGCCTGAGCAACAGCCACGAGGCCCTGCACTCTGATG GCCTCTCCAGCAATCGTCTGGAGCCGCTCAACTTGTCGGAATGGGCAGACGTGTCCCCCGTGGGGCCAGGGTGCTCGCTGAGTGTCGGGGAGCCCTTCTTGGTGGGCGACGCTCCCGCGGAGGACAACCCGGAGAAGGACTG TAAGAAGGTGGCACGTAGCGAGAGTGCTCGCGTGCACCGCCAGCTGTCACGGCGCCGCGGCTCATCCCGGGCCAAACAGTTGCGCTCTCGTAGCGACGTGGACCTGCAGCCGCCGTCCGCTGGCCCCCATTT TTTTTGTACCAGCAGCGAAGGAGCGTCGACGGCTGTTTCGGATGGCTCGAGCTCGTCGCCTGCCAGCCCCGCCCCTCAGCCCGAGGAGATGGAGCCGCGCCTGCTGGAGTTTGAGCAGGATCCTCCCAACTGGAGGGAGCTGGCCTTGCCAGAAGCACTCTCCGGCCTCAGCAAGAAGGAGACCAAGAGGCAGGAGGTCATCAACG AGTTGTTCGCCACGGAGCACGCCCACGTGCGCATGCTGAGCGTCCTCCAGATGATCTTCTCCAAGCCTCTAGAGCGAGAGGAGCTCCTCAGCTCCACCGAGCTGGCCGCCATCTTCCCCAACCTGGATGAGATTATCGAAATGCACT ATCACTTCTATGAGAACCTAAAGAAACTTCGTCAGGAGGACAACTTTATCGTCAAATCCATCAGCACGACCGTCCTCAACAGA TTTGAGGGCACAGAAGGGGAATGGTTCCAGAAGCTGACAGCCCGCTTCTGCAGTCACCAATCGTGGGCTCTGGACCAGATCAAGAGCAGGCAGAAGAAGGAGGCTCGTTTCAACGCCTTCATTCAG GAGGCGGAGAGCAAGCCGCAATGTCGGCGGCTGCAGCTGAAGGACATCATTCCCATCGAGATGCAGAGGCTCACCAAGTATCCGCTGCTACTGGAAAACATTGCCAAGAACACAG AGGATCCCAGCGAGAAGGAGCGCATCCAGCAGAGCGCAGAGTGCTGCCGAAAGATCCTGAACCATGTCAACGAGGAGGTCAAAGTGATGGAGAACCTTTTG ACCCTCAAGGACTACCAGCGGCGATTGGACACGTCAGGTCTCAAGCCCAGCAACGAGCTCTATACCGAATATAAG aacATCGACTTGACCCAAAAGAAGATGCTGTATGAAGGCCCCCTCACTTGGAAGGTCACCAAGGAGAAAGCTGTGG AGGTGCAGTGCGTGCTGCTGGGCGACCTGCTGGTGCTGCTACAGAGACAGGACGACAAGATGGTGCTCAAGTGCCAGAGCAAGAGCATCATTGCTGTGCAGGAGGGCAAGCAGATGCTCAGCCCCATCATCAAACTCGACTCAGTCTTCCTGCGCGAGGTGGCCACAG ATTTAAAGGCCTTCTACGTGATCTTCACCTGGGACAGCGGTGCGCAGATCTACGAGCTGGTAGCGCAGTCCGTGGGCGAGAGGAAACT ATGGACAAACGTGATCAAGCAAGCAGTAGATGATCTGAAGAAAAGTGGCGCTCCCATGAGGATCCCCCTCCCTCCTGGAAGCGGAGCCACCTTCGGTCCTTCTGG gctgAGCGCCCCTCAGAGCCCCACGGAGAATGGCGCTTTGAAGAGCAGCGGGG ATCACGATAAGGACAGCGACGACAAGTCGTCCGATCCCCGCCACTCTCTGATCGACTTCCTGTCTGACAAAGGCTTCGACCTCCTGGGACACTCCAACAGTGAACAGGAGAAGATGGCCGCCAGCGCCCTGGATGAAG TCATGCTGCTGAAGAGGCTGCTGGTCGGGAGCATCAGCCTGTCGGAGGACGGCGAAAATGGTGAAGAGCCCAGCTATGAAATGGACAGCTGTCAATCAACAG AAGAAGGCCCGCTGACTGAGGAGAAGGAAGTTGTTGACGCTAAAGGAGACGCGGAGAGCCTCACCTCGGAGACGGCCAGACTGGTGTTGCCCTCGCAGaggatggagcaagtgtgccggAGGCTCGTCAGACTAGAGCGGCAAATCAAGATGCTCCAG ACTGTTGAAGAGGAACATCACAGGCTGCAGGAGGCTTTGTCCAAGTTCTCCTTGGAGGGCAGCCACTTTGCCTAA